Proteins from a single region of bacterium BMS3Abin08:
- the gpsA gene encoding glycerol-3-phosphate dehydrogenase [NAD(P)+] translates to MSYIAVIGAGSWGTALTILLAEKAYDVSLWVYEDELAGEISESRINTVFLPDILIPDQVHVTSSLEEALYRARYVLCVVPTQFARRVFEEASRFIDGEAVLITASKGIEKDTLKTVSSILHDVLSNQIAVLSGPSFAREVVRGLPTAVTLAAVDRSTALLIQEIFNTDNFRVYTHNDLIGVELGGALKNVIAIASGVSDGLGLGFNARAALITRGLAEITRLGVKMGAEVRTFSGLSGMGDLVLTCTGNLSRNYTVGYRLGQGVKLDDILSEMKSVAEGVETSASANELAGRFSVEMPIVRQVYLVIHKGKDPAEAVTELMTRSLKEEFYPGSHENING, encoded by the coding sequence ATGAGTTACATCGCCGTTATAGGTGCGGGAAGCTGGGGAACGGCTCTTACTATACTGCTTGCAGAGAAGGCCTATGATGTCTCCCTCTGGGTGTATGAGGATGAACTCGCAGGGGAGATATCGGAAAGCCGGATAAACACCGTGTTCCTCCCCGATATTCTCATCCCCGATCAGGTACATGTTACGAGCAGCCTGGAAGAGGCCCTCTACAGGGCGAGGTACGTGCTCTGCGTTGTCCCTACCCAGTTTGCCCGGCGCGTATTCGAGGAGGCATCGAGGTTTATCGACGGGGAGGCGGTTTTGATAACCGCCTCAAAGGGGATCGAGAAGGATACCCTGAAGACGGTTTCTTCGATTCTCCATGACGTCCTCAGCAATCAGATAGCGGTTCTTTCCGGACCGAGCTTTGCCAGGGAGGTTGTCAGGGGACTCCCCACTGCTGTAACCCTTGCAGCAGTGGACAGGTCTACCGCGCTCCTGATTCAGGAGATCTTTAATACCGACAATTTCAGGGTATATACCCATAACGACCTGATAGGTGTGGAGCTGGGTGGCGCCCTGAAGAATGTAATAGCAATAGCCTCCGGTGTGTCTGACGGACTTGGACTCGGGTTTAATGCCCGGGCAGCGCTCATTACCAGGGGGCTTGCAGAGATTACGAGGCTGGGGGTAAAGATGGGCGCCGAGGTGAGGACCTTCTCGGGGCTGAGCGGGATGGGAGACCTTGTCCTGACCTGTACCGGGAACCTCTCAAGGAACTATACCGTGGGGTACAGGCTCGGTCAGGGGGTCAAGCTCGATGATATTCTCTCCGAGATGAAATCCGTTGCTGAAGGTGTTGAGACATCGGCATCCGCCAATGAGCTTGCCGGGAGGTTTTCCGTGGAGATGCCGATAGTCCGGCAGGTCTATCTGGTCATACATAAGGGCAAGGACCCCGCAGAGGCTGTTACGGAGTTGATGACGAGGTCGCTGAAGGAAGAGTTTTACCCGGGTTCTCACGAGAATATTAACGGTTGA
- the glnS gene encoding glutamine--tRNA ligase produces the protein MPQGKRDIETDDLNSDAGSPANFIEEIIEDDLRTGKFDGRVHTRFPPEPNGYLHIGHAKSICLNFGLAAKYGGLCNLRFDDTNPMKEEMEFVESIKEDVRWLGFDWEDRLYYASDYFDQLHAYAVQLIRAGKAYICDLTPGEIREYRGNYNEPGRESPYRNRSVDENLDLFERMKAGEFEEGSRTLRVKIDMSSGNLNMRDPVIYRILKSEHHRTGSRWCIYPTYDFAHGLSDSIEGVTHSICTLEFEDHRPLYDWFLDELGVYHPQQIEFARLNLSYTVLSKRKLSNLVNEGYVNGWDDPRMPTIAGLRRRGYTPESIRNFCDRIGVAKSNSLVDVSLLEFCLREDLNRRAPRVMAVLKPLKVVIENYPMDKVEELEAENIPDDPSMGTRKIPFSRVLYIEEADFREDPPKKFFRLAPGREVRLKHAYIIKCERAVRDESGRIAELRCTYDPGSRSGMPGGNRKIKGTLHWVSKRHALSAEVRLYDRMFLKPDPGDGKECPDLKECINPESLVVLKRCRVEPGLRNALPGDRFQFLRLGYFCVDRDTTDGAPVFNRTVPLRDTWAKIDKSQRGKE, from the coding sequence ATGCCTCAGGGAAAAAGAGACATAGAGACGGACGACCTTAACAGCGATGCCGGAAGTCCTGCCAATTTCATCGAAGAGATCATAGAAGACGATCTCCGGACAGGCAAGTTTGACGGGAGGGTTCACACCCGTTTCCCCCCCGAGCCCAACGGATATCTCCACATAGGACATGCCAAGTCCATATGTCTGAATTTCGGGTTGGCAGCCAAATATGGCGGCTTATGCAACCTGAGGTTTGATGACACCAACCCCATGAAGGAGGAGATGGAGTTTGTTGAATCTATCAAGGAAGATGTCCGCTGGCTGGGCTTTGACTGGGAAGACAGGCTCTACTATGCCTCGGATTACTTTGATCAACTCCACGCGTATGCAGTGCAGCTTATCAGGGCCGGTAAGGCCTACATCTGTGACCTGACACCCGGTGAGATCAGGGAGTACCGCGGGAATTATAATGAGCCGGGCAGGGAGAGCCCCTATCGCAACCGTTCCGTTGATGAGAACCTCGATCTGTTTGAGAGGATGAAGGCCGGTGAATTTGAAGAGGGTTCAAGGACACTCAGGGTAAAGATCGACATGTCATCAGGGAACCTGAATATGCGCGACCCCGTAATATACCGCATACTGAAGTCGGAACATCACCGTACGGGGAGCAGGTGGTGTATCTATCCCACTTACGATTTCGCACATGGTCTTTCAGACTCCATAGAAGGGGTAACCCATTCCATCTGCACGCTTGAATTTGAGGACCACCGGCCACTCTATGACTGGTTTCTCGATGAACTTGGAGTTTACCACCCGCAGCAGATAGAATTTGCCCGTCTCAACCTCAGCTATACCGTACTGAGCAAACGCAAACTCTCAAATCTTGTTAACGAGGGATATGTAAATGGATGGGATGACCCGAGAATGCCGACTATAGCCGGGTTGAGAAGGCGGGGTTATACCCCCGAGTCGATAAGGAACTTCTGTGACAGGATCGGCGTGGCAAAAAGCAACAGTCTCGTGGACGTATCCCTGCTTGAATTCTGTCTCAGGGAAGACCTGAACCGGCGTGCACCACGGGTAATGGCGGTCCTCAAGCCCCTGAAGGTGGTTATTGAAAATTATCCCATGGACAAGGTGGAGGAGCTCGAGGCGGAGAACATACCGGATGATCCCTCGATGGGAACCCGTAAGATTCCCTTCTCGAGGGTGCTTTATATAGAGGAGGCCGACTTCCGTGAAGACCCGCCAAAGAAGTTTTTCCGTCTTGCCCCCGGTCGCGAAGTGAGGTTAAAACATGCCTATATAATTAAGTGTGAGAGGGCCGTCAGGGATGAATCCGGCAGGATAGCGGAGTTGAGATGCACATACGATCCCGGCTCAAGGAGCGGTATGCCGGGTGGAAACAGGAAGATAAAAGGAACCCTCCACTGGGTATCTAAAAGACATGCCCTGAGTGCCGAGGTCAGGCTGTACGACAGGATGTTTTTAAAGCCTGATCCGGGGGATGGAAAGGAATGCCCCGACCTGAAGGAGTGTATTAATCCGGAGTCGCTCGTGGTCCTGAAAAGATGCCGTGTAGAGCCTGGTCTGAGAAATGCCCTGCCCGGAGACAGGTTTCAGTTCCTGAGGCTTGGTTATTTCTGTGTGGATCGCGATACTACGGACGGAGCCCCTGTTTTTAACAGGACGGTTCCGCTTCGCGACACGTGGGCGAAGATAGATAAATCGCAGAGGGGTAAGGAATGA
- the gltX gene encoding glutamate--tRNA ligase: MKDTQKEDIVGKDTVRVRFAPSPTGHLHIGGVRTALFNWLFARHYRGVFILRIEDTDRSRSTEEYIETIIDGLKWLGLDWDEGPFRQTERLDVYRTYIEKLLTEGRAYFCYCTPEELEERRQASLKEGSSVKYDGRCRDLKTPPSGRRPVVRFKMPRFGRTMVDDLIKGKVVYDNEQLDDLIIQRSDGTPTYNFVVVVDDVEMKISHVIRGDDHLNNTPRQIHIYRALGFPEPHFAHLPMILGPDRTRLSKRHGATSVQAYREMGYLPDAIVNYLVRLGWSHGDQEVFTRDELIERFTLENVGKAAAVFNPDKLLWLNARYIKETSSGRLADLVLPFLIREGLIREDDVPDKEWLSGAIDTLKERSKTLVELSSSLRYYISDYVDYEEKARKKFLTEEILPYLVELKTSLLALDGFSEKELEGAFLSIIEKNGIKLRDLAQPVRVALTGGTKSPGIFEVIEVVGKERTIKRLERAIETIGKGD; encoded by the coding sequence TTGAAGGATACACAGAAAGAAGACATAGTGGGTAAGGATACCGTACGTGTAAGATTCGCACCCAGCCCGACCGGACATCTCCATATCGGTGGTGTACGGACCGCCCTTTTTAACTGGCTCTTTGCCAGACATTACAGGGGCGTCTTTATCCTGAGAATCGAGGATACAGACAGGAGCAGATCGACGGAGGAGTATATCGAGACGATAATCGACGGTTTGAAATGGCTCGGACTCGATTGGGATGAGGGGCCATTCAGGCAGACTGAAAGGCTTGATGTCTACAGGACTTATATAGAGAAGCTGCTGACAGAGGGCCGGGCATACTTCTGTTACTGTACACCCGAAGAACTCGAGGAGAGACGACAGGCCTCCCTGAAGGAAGGAAGCTCCGTGAAATATGACGGCAGGTGCAGGGACCTTAAAACACCACCTTCAGGGAGGAGGCCCGTAGTGCGGTTCAAGATGCCCCGATTTGGTCGGACGATGGTGGATGATCTCATCAAGGGGAAGGTTGTATATGATAACGAACAGCTTGACGACCTGATAATACAGCGATCGGATGGCACCCCGACTTACAACTTCGTGGTTGTTGTCGATGATGTGGAAATGAAGATCAGCCATGTAATAAGGGGCGACGACCATCTCAACAATACCCCCAGGCAGATACATATCTACAGGGCGCTGGGCTTCCCTGAACCACACTTTGCACATCTCCCGATGATCCTCGGTCCTGACAGGACGAGGCTAAGCAAACGACATGGAGCTACATCGGTTCAGGCCTACCGTGAAATGGGCTATCTCCCCGACGCAATAGTCAATTATCTTGTCAGGCTTGGATGGTCCCATGGTGATCAGGAGGTCTTCACAAGGGATGAACTCATTGAGAGGTTCACCCTTGAAAACGTCGGCAAGGCAGCGGCCGTATTCAATCCCGACAAACTCCTCTGGCTTAACGCCCGGTATATAAAGGAGACCTCCTCCGGCAGGCTGGCCGATCTTGTTCTCCCCTTCCTTATCAGGGAAGGCCTTATCAGGGAGGATGACGTTCCGGATAAGGAGTGGCTTTCAGGGGCGATCGATACGCTGAAGGAGAGGTCCAAGACCCTTGTGGAGCTGTCTTCATCATTGCGGTATTATATTTCAGACTATGTTGATTATGAGGAGAAGGCCCGGAAGAAGTTTCTCACTGAAGAGATACTCCCCTATCTGGTGGAGCTGAAGACTTCACTCCTTGCCCTCGATGGGTTTTCCGAGAAAGAACTGGAGGGCGCCTTTCTCTCGATAATAGAGAAAAACGGCATTAAGCTTCGTGATCTTGCCCAGCCGGTGAGGGTTGCACTTACAGGCGGGACTAAAAGCCCCGGTATATTTGAGGTCATTGAGGTGGTTGGGAAGGAGAGGACCATAAAGCGGCTTGAGCGGGCTATAGAGACTATCGGGAAAGGTGATTAG
- the ribD gene encoding riboflavin biosynthesis protein RibD has translation MEHAKYIKRAMALARKSSGFTSPNPMVGAVLVKRGRIIAEDYHKAPGTPHAEALVLEHAGSKAEGASLYVNLEPCCHTDKRTPPCTGAIISAGVKRVFAAMKDPNPKVSGEGIRELRRAGVAVVCGILEAEAGKLNEAYCKYITQGIPFVTLKVAMTLDGKIALPSGESRWITGERSRKLVHHMRSSVDAVLTAIGTVRADNPELTARIRGGKDPKRIVIDPFLEIPDGYKILDVPPETIIVTERSAGDRRIEELSDKGVKFIFYRGTLHLGRLMERLGAMGITSLMIEGGSSLTSHALRDGIVDKVVFFISPKIAGGKDSYPAVGGESCGTLKDAYRIEDIKVKRRGEDIIIEGYTERRHSG, from the coding sequence ATGGAACATGCTAAATATATCAAAAGGGCCATGGCACTGGCAAGAAAGTCCTCGGGATTCACCAGCCCAAATCCCATGGTTGGAGCAGTGCTGGTAAAGAGGGGGAGGATTATTGCCGAGGATTATCACAAGGCGCCCGGTACCCCCCATGCCGAGGCACTTGTTCTTGAACATGCCGGCAGTAAGGCGGAAGGGGCGTCCCTGTATGTGAACCTCGAACCATGCTGTCATACCGATAAAAGGACCCCACCGTGCACCGGGGCAATTATCAGTGCCGGCGTAAAAAGGGTCTTTGCGGCAATGAAGGACCCGAATCCCAAGGTTTCCGGCGAGGGAATCAGGGAGTTAAGGCGTGCAGGGGTTGCAGTGGTCTGCGGTATCCTTGAGGCAGAGGCCGGGAAATTAAATGAGGCATACTGTAAGTATATAACTCAAGGGATCCCTTTTGTTACCCTCAAGGTGGCCATGACCCTTGACGGAAAGATCGCCCTTCCCTCCGGTGAGTCCAGATGGATAACCGGCGAGCGTTCAAGAAAACTGGTCCACCACATGAGGTCTTCGGTTGATGCGGTACTGACTGCAATAGGTACGGTCAGGGCTGATAATCCTGAGCTTACTGCGCGTATCAGGGGCGGAAAGGACCCCAAGCGTATAGTTATCGACCCTTTCCTCGAGATCCCCGATGGGTATAAGATCCTGGACGTTCCGCCGGAAACCATTATCGTTACGGAAAGGAGCGCCGGCGACAGGAGGATTGAAGAATTGTCCGACAAAGGAGTAAAATTTATATTCTACAGGGGAACCCTCCACCTGGGCCGGCTCATGGAGAGGCTTGGTGCGATGGGGATCACCTCATTAATGATTGAAGGAGGCTCATCATTGACCTCCCATGCATTAAGGGATGGTATTGTTGACAAGGTGGTGTTTTTCATCTCACCAAAGATAGCAGGTGGCAAGGATTCATATCCCGCAGTGGGCGGCGAATCCTGCGGAACCCTGAAAGATGCGTACAGGATAGAGGATATCAAGGTAAAGAGAAGAGGAGAGGATATAATAATTGAAGGATACACAGAAAGAAGACATAGTGGGTAA
- the rpsU_1 gene encoding 30S ribosomal protein S21 has translation MPSVIVKENGSFENALKRFKKQCEKEGILSDVRKREHYEKPSVKRKKKILAARKKALKRTRTMQDR, from the coding sequence ATGCCCTCAGTTATCGTAAAAGAGAACGGTTCCTTTGAGAATGCACTGAAGAGGTTTAAAAAACAGTGTGAAAAGGAAGGGATACTCTCGGATGTCAGGAAGAGGGAGCACTATGAGAAGCCAAGCGTAAAAAGAAAGAAAAAGATCCTTGCCGCGCGTAAAAAAGCTTTAAAAAGAACGAGAACGATGCAGGACAGATAA
- a CDS encoding glutamyl-tRNA(Gln) amidotransferase subunit E, translating to MTLRERIEIDFKAAFKSSDKARLSSLRLIKAAFKNREIEKREELSDDEVIEVLSTLAKQQKESIVEFRKGGRTDLVLKEEAELGVIKEYLPEELPEEEIDRMINECISEVSASSISDMGRIMKVLMPRIKGRADGKVVNAKVRKILQDKERS from the coding sequence ATGACCCTCAGGGAAAGAATTGAAATCGACTTCAAGGCAGCCTTTAAGTCTTCCGACAAAGCAAGGCTCTCATCACTCCGTCTCATAAAGGCTGCATTTAAAAACCGGGAGATCGAAAAGAGGGAGGAGCTTTCCGATGACGAGGTCATCGAGGTCTTAAGCACTCTTGCCAAACAGCAGAAAGAATCAATAGTTGAATTCCGCAAGGGAGGCCGTACAGACCTTGTTCTGAAGGAGGAAGCGGAACTCGGGGTAATTAAAGAATATCTACCTGAAGAACTCCCTGAAGAGGAGATAGACAGGATGATCAATGAGTGCATCAGTGAGGTATCCGCGTCATCCATCAGTGATATGGGAAGGATAATGAAGGTTCTGATGCCAAGGATCAAGGGCAGGGCTGACGGAAAGGTTGTAAACGCAAAAGTGAGGAAAATCCTGCAGGACAAAGAACGGTCCTGA
- a CDS encoding NGG1p interacting factor 3, with translation MTLEELYHSAVATGIENDPRGKETVQEVLSFREKACKELKDRDREFFDSESLKNPYSDTRILYGKGSIEIKTILTGIDIEVGEVLLAENLRSNGKPVDLMVSHHPEGTAFANLYDVMRMQSDILNKFGVPINIAEALMEGRIKEVERRLMPVNHTRAVDAARLLDIPFVCIHTPADNMVVSYLQRTFKDRDPHRLNDIIDILLEIPEYREAKKIGAGPNILLGSDERKAGKVFVDMTGGTEGAKEIFGNLTSSGVNTIVAMHLSEEHRKEAEKQHLNVIIAGHIASDNLGLNLLLDRVLADDIEVIECSGFRRVARDLSS, from the coding sequence ATGACACTTGAAGAACTCTACCACAGCGCTGTAGCCACAGGAATAGAGAACGACCCCAGAGGCAAAGAAACGGTTCAGGAAGTCCTGTCTTTCAGGGAAAAGGCATGCAAAGAGCTGAAAGACAGGGATCGTGAGTTTTTTGACTCAGAGTCTCTCAAAAACCCCTATTCTGATACCCGGATACTCTACGGAAAGGGGAGCATTGAGATAAAAACCATCCTCACAGGTATAGACATTGAGGTTGGTGAGGTACTGCTTGCTGAGAACTTGAGATCAAACGGCAAACCCGTAGACCTTATGGTTTCACACCACCCGGAGGGAACTGCATTTGCAAACCTCTACGATGTGATGAGGATGCAGTCGGATATCCTCAACAAATTCGGGGTCCCGATCAATATTGCCGAAGCGCTCATGGAAGGAAGGATTAAAGAGGTTGAAAGGCGTCTGATGCCCGTAAACCATACGAGGGCTGTGGATGCAGCCAGATTGCTTGACATACCCTTTGTATGCATTCACACACCTGCAGACAACATGGTTGTCTCTTACCTTCAGCGGACTTTCAAGGACAGGGATCCCCACAGACTCAACGATATTATTGATATCCTCCTTGAGATCCCGGAGTATAGAGAGGCAAAAAAGATCGGTGCCGGGCCTAACATACTGCTGGGTTCCGACGAAAGGAAGGCCGGCAAGGTCTTTGTGGATATGACGGGGGGAACTGAAGGAGCAAAGGAGATATTCGGCAACCTCACCTCAAGTGGCGTAAACACCATCGTTGCTATGCACCTGAGTGAAGAACACAGGAAAGAGGCTGAAAAACAGCACCTCAATGTGATTATCGCCGGCCATATTGCAAGCGATAATCTCGGGCTCAACCTCCTTCTCGACAGGGTTCTTGCAGATGACATAGAGGTCATCGAGTGCTCAGGATTCAGAAGGGTTGCAAGGGATTTAAGCAGTTAA